The window GTTCTTTTCAGGGATTTGTCGGACACGATATTATCCACCGGTTCTATTTCCAAACTGTTTCCCTTGAGGTAGTGGTTGAATAAAGACAGTAAATCGTGTTTGCTGATGGATTTTTTATAGACCATGTTATAGAGGCCATGAACGCCTTCGTTCAGTCCGGCTTCCATAGCTTTGGCTAATTGCAGCGTTGTCAGCCCTGTCCACATAACACGGCTGTATCCACAGATCTTTCCATTTTGCTGCATAAACCAGTTTAAGAGGCCGATTCCATTGGGGTTGAGGTCGGGACCGACTATAGAATTACGAAGAGTAAGATTTTTCCCATCTTCAAGTTCACCTAACGCCTTTGTTCTATCGTAAAAAGTCTCGCCATCACGCAGATCGCTTTCCGTGTATTCTCCTTTTTTGCCGGAGAAGACACAATCGGTGCTCATGTGGATGATTTTTGTTTTGGAGCCTGATGTAATATCTGCCAGCAGATGCGGGAGATAGGAATTCAAATACACGGCGAGTCTTTTATTTTCTTCCGCGAATTGGTTTAATACGCCGATACAGTTAATGACAGCATCGAATTTTTCACCAGTTATCATTGCTTTCAGCGTTTCGGCATCCTGTGCGTCCCCCGTAACGGATTTACAGGGGCAATGGCTCAGGGGACGGCTGTCAAAACCAGTGACGTCATATCCCCGTTCGTGCATGTACATCGATATCGTATGTCCCGCCATTCCGGAGGCGCCAAGTACCAGAAGTTTATATCTCATATTTTTCTCCCCCTGCGGCAAGTTCGGTCTGTATATATGGCAGCATCAGAAGTTTTT is drawn from Cloacibacillus porcorum and contains these coding sequences:
- a CDS encoding SDR family oxidoreductase: MRYKLLVLGASGMAGHTISMYMHERGYDVTGFDSRPLSHCPCKSVTGDAQDAETLKAMITGEKFDAVINCIGVLNQFAEENKRLAVYLNSYLPHLLADITSGSKTKIIHMSTDCVFSGKKGEYTESDLRDGETFYDRTKALGELEDGKNLTLRNSIVGPDLNPNGIGLLNWFMQQNGKICGYSRVMWTGLTTLQLAKAMEAGLNEGVHGLYNMVYKKSISKHDLLSLFNHYLKGNSLEIEPVDNIVSDKSLKRTRFDFGYVIPDYEKMVAELAAWMRQHKNLYPHYDIAD